The Bubalus bubalis isolate 160015118507 breed Murrah chromosome 1, NDDB_SH_1, whole genome shotgun sequence genome includes a region encoding these proteins:
- the LOC102411022 gene encoding interferon-induced, double-stranded RNA-activated protein kinase-like: MRALFQHRGSTDCWVTLGCLSPALLATAHQLRSCWDGLDYDPEESLNSSRSKTRCLFIQMEYCDKGTLEQWIDKIRGKEPDKHLALEFFQQITTGVHYIHSEQLIHRDLKPSNIFLVAMNQIKIGDFGLGTSLKNDEMQTSKKETLRYMSPEQLSSVKDYGNEVDIYALGLIIAELLHICPTYLETAKLFNDLRSGNLDVFDDKEKDLLEKLLSVDPKKQPTTSEILKTLKEWNNGTEKRKRNTC; this comes from the exons ATGAGGGCCCTCTTTCAGCACCGCGGGAGCACAGACTGCTGGGTCACACTCGGCTGCCTCTCTCCAGCCCTGCTCGCCACCGCCCACCAGCTGCGCAG TTGTTGGGATGGGCTTGATTATGATCCTGAGGAAAGCTTAAATTCTTCAAGATCAAAGACTAGGTGCCTTTTCATCCAAATGGAATATTGTGATAAAGGTACGTTGGAGCAATGGATTGACAAAATAAGAGGCAAGGAACCAGACAAACATTTGGCTTTGGAGTTCTTTCAACAAATAACAACAGGAGTGCATTATATACATTCAGAACAGTTAATTCATAGAGACCTTAAGCCAAGTAACATATTTTTAGTAGCTATGAACCAAATCAAGATTGGAGACTTTGGACTTGGTACATCCCTGAAAAATGATGAAATGCAGACAAGTAAAAAGGAAACTTTAAGATACATGAGCCCAGAACAGCTTTCTTCTGTGAAAGACTATGGAAATGAAGTGGACATCTATGCTTTGGGGCTGATTATTGCAGAACTTCTTCATATATGTCCCACTTATTTAGAAACAGCGAAGTTATTTAACGATCTAAGGAGTGGCAACTTAGATGTATTTGATGACAAAGaaaaagatcttctggagaaattACTCTCAGTGGACCCCAAGAAACAACCTACCACATCTGAGATACTGAAGACTTTGAAGGAGTGGAATAATGGTACAGAAAAAAGGAAACGAAACACATGTtag